In Maridesulfovibrio sp., a single genomic region encodes these proteins:
- a CDS encoding DUF2190 family protein, which yields MALNHVQTGNHMEWTNNTGADVVSGSAVAVGSVVGVAFGNIPDGTTGVLATEEVWELTKVAGAILQGTTVYLDGNKEITTTATDNVKAGFAFTPAADTDETVRVKINA from the coding sequence ATGGCTCTTAATCACGTGCAGACAGGTAACCACATGGAATGGACCAATAACACCGGGGCGGACGTTGTGTCCGGTTCAGCTGTTGCGGTTGGCTCCGTAGTCGGCGTGGCGTTCGGCAATATCCCGGATGGCACAACCGGTGTGCTTGCCACCGAGGAAGTATGGGAACTCACCAAGGTTGCCGGGGCAATCCTGCAGGGTACCACGGTTTACCTTGATGGAAACAAGGAAATTACCACCACGGCCACGGATAACGTAAAGGCCGGTTTTGCCTTCACCCCGGCGGCGGATACCGATGAAACGGTCCGGGTAAAGATTAACGCATAA
- a CDS encoding phage portal protein: MNLYEGWTSFVAQCVGAISPQMATNWVKSRMQLSAYTAATNRGPNAGWRPTNRSADNLSRHEHALIVSRARDLVRNSTHVSGALERIANNVIYTGIKPQAARLTASGDLDHGFNRKLEQHFKDWAEADEVGFDDIQRLILNHLWQDGECLLRFYPDPDLMKQGLAPLGVELLECDHLDSSVDGLRENGNFAIRGVEFNCKGHPVAYHLFSEHPGDMRRLMSRESVRVPAMWVRHIFLPKRASQHRGISWMAPVIMEMRDFSEFQDSHRIVARLMAAFGFFVETPYPELQNPLGLDDSDMPERPEAFIPDYVEPGQVVTLPSGSKVNEAQFNHPGATYEPYVKTSLRGSSTGFGMSYEAFSNDYSDASFASARSATLEERRGYRVQQVFMGRKAIIPTWHMFARMLWLSRLEPSMTGPRVPVGCQYPGWPWVDPTKDANAAEKMLGMGCTTRRKICAERGEDYDEVIDQLTRENADLKKRGILGANNA; the protein is encoded by the coding sequence ATGAACCTGTATGAAGGCTGGACTTCCTTTGTTGCCCAGTGTGTCGGGGCTATCTCTCCACAGATGGCTACCAATTGGGTTAAAAGCCGTATGCAGCTTTCTGCATATACTGCGGCTACTAACCGTGGCCCTAATGCGGGCTGGCGGCCCACTAACCGCAGTGCGGATAACCTTTCCCGGCACGAACATGCTTTAATCGTATCCCGTGCGCGTGATCTGGTGCGCAACTCTACCCATGTTTCCGGTGCGCTTGAGCGCATAGCGAATAACGTTATTTATACCGGAATCAAACCGCAGGCCGCGCGCCTGACAGCTTCCGGTGATCTGGATCACGGCTTCAACCGCAAGCTGGAACAGCATTTTAAGGATTGGGCCGAAGCTGATGAAGTCGGCTTTGACGATATTCAGCGGCTTATCCTCAATCACCTCTGGCAGGATGGAGAATGCCTTCTCCGTTTCTATCCTGATCCCGACTTGATGAAGCAGGGCCTTGCTCCTTTGGGTGTGGAACTTCTGGAATGTGACCACCTTGATTCTTCGGTTGATGGCCTGCGCGAGAACGGAAACTTCGCTATCCGTGGTGTGGAATTCAACTGCAAGGGTCACCCGGTGGCCTATCACCTTTTCAGTGAACATCCCGGCGATATGCGCCGCTTAATGAGTCGTGAATCCGTGCGGGTTCCGGCTATGTGGGTGCGCCATATTTTTTTGCCGAAACGCGCAAGTCAGCACAGGGGTATTTCCTGGATGGCACCGGTCATTATGGAAATGCGCGACTTTAGCGAATTTCAGGATTCGCACCGCATTGTTGCCCGGCTCATGGCTGCTTTCGGTTTCTTTGTTGAAACGCCTTATCCCGAACTTCAGAACCCGCTGGGGCTGGATGATTCCGACATGCCGGAAAGACCGGAAGCATTCATTCCCGATTACGTGGAACCGGGGCAGGTAGTGACCTTGCCTTCCGGCTCCAAGGTCAATGAAGCCCAGTTCAACCACCCCGGCGCAACCTATGAACCGTATGTGAAAACCAGCCTGCGTGGTTCTTCCACTGGCTTCGGCATGTCTTACGAAGCCTTTTCCAACGACTATTCAGACGCGTCCTTTGCGTCCGCACGGTCCGCAACTCTTGAAGAGCGGCGCGGCTACCGTGTGCAACAGGTGTTTATGGGCCGCAAAGCCATAATACCCACATGGCACATGTTCGCCCGCATGCTCTGGTTAAGCCGTCTTGAACCATCCATGACCGGCCCACGTGTCCCGGTTGGTTGTCAGTACCCCGGCTGGCCTTGGGTTGATCCCACCAAGGACGCAAACGCGGCGGAAAAGATGCTCGGCATGGGCTGCACCACCCGCCGCAAAATCTGCGCGGAGCGTGGCGAAGATTACGATGAAGTCATTGATCAACTCACCCGCGAAAACGCAGACCTCAAGAAACGGGGAATACTGGGAGCGAACAATGCTTAA
- a CDS encoding phage holin family protein has protein sequence MFQLFDNITIKTICSVLCTCVSWLIGGYDMALAAVLVLMCADFILGLSIALCVGTYRRNKFLYGCAKFFIYAVVIAISNMVDVTIVEGDFPSVLAKFREFAVFFLAATEFISISNHLKKLGISFVPKRLIERLENFRDGYDPLTGRMDYGHGFSPHNNYPGVHRPVGGNRTTPGTPINQNVNEEDIYG, from the coding sequence ATGTTTCAGCTTTTTGACAACATCACAATCAAAACCATTTGTTCAGTGCTTTGCACCTGCGTTTCATGGCTGATTGGCGGCTATGACATGGCTCTTGCGGCTGTTCTGGTTCTCATGTGTGCGGATTTCATTTTGGGGCTGTCCATAGCCTTGTGTGTCGGAACCTACCGCCGCAACAAGTTTCTATACGGCTGCGCCAAATTCTTCATCTATGCAGTAGTCATAGCCATTTCAAACATGGTGGATGTGACCATTGTTGAAGGTGATTTTCCTTCAGTCTTGGCTAAATTCCGCGAATTCGCGGTCTTCTTTCTGGCTGCTACCGAATTCATATCCATTTCAAACCACCTTAAAAAATTAGGAATATCCTTTGTCCCGAAGCGGTTGATTGAACGTCTTGAAAATTTCCGTGATGGATACGATCCATTAACCGGACGGATGGATTACGGGCATGGATTCAGCCCCCACAACAATTATCCCGGTGTCCATCGTCCCGTGGGCGGCAATAGGACTACACCGGGAACACCCATCAATCAAAATGTAAACGAGGAAGATATTTATGGTTAA
- a CDS encoding D-Ala-D-Ala carboxypeptidase family metallohydrolase, whose product MVKSKFFSQETDPHLACECCGVCDLVPGLLEQLDVARSLAGVPFTITSGFRCAEHNAAIGSKPTSSHVRGYAVDIAATSGPERAAILKGLIMAGFERIGIAKSFIHVDIDPEKLESMGPVTWVYS is encoded by the coding sequence ATGGTTAAGTCAAAATTCTTTTCTCAGGAAACAGACCCCCACCTTGCTTGTGAATGCTGCGGAGTCTGCGATCTTGTGCCCGGCCTGCTTGAACAGTTGGACGTGGCCCGCTCTCTGGCTGGTGTTCCGTTCACAATCACCAGCGGCTTCAGGTGTGCGGAACACAACGCCGCTATCGGCAGCAAGCCGACTTCTTCACATGTACGTGGTTATGCCGTGGACATTGCAGCCACAAGCGGCCCTGAACGTGCCGCAATTCTCAAGGGTCTTATCATGGCTGGGTTTGAGCGTATCGGCATCGCAAAGTCATTTATCCATGTCGATATTGACCCCGAAAAGCTGGAAAGCATGGGGCCTGTAACTTGGGTCTACTCTTAA
- a CDS encoding phage tail protein I, with translation MVADLLPINATPQERAISKVTGKRIESIPVPIRDLWNPDKCPAVFLPWLAWALSVDLWKDEWSEEQKRAVIKASIAIHRKKGTPVAVEKYLAALGYEARVLEWFEYDGAEYKFKISTDTGVTEAVYLEMIEAVMVAKNTRSELEAVVFNSTLENPSYTGGAVRTGSVQHVPVHVEISAEPVLFYSGAGVREADIIHINVPESEITVDPVGLYFGGAVQVTDTIIIGGTNA, from the coding sequence ATGGTTGCCGACCTCTTACCAATCAATGCAACACCGCAGGAGCGGGCCATATCCAAGGTTACAGGCAAGCGTATCGAGTCAATTCCCGTACCTATACGTGACCTCTGGAACCCGGATAAATGCCCGGCTGTTTTTTTGCCGTGGCTTGCCTGGGCCTTGTCTGTCGACCTCTGGAAAGACGAATGGAGCGAGGAGCAGAAACGGGCCGTAATCAAGGCCAGTATTGCCATTCACCGCAAGAAGGGGACCCCGGTTGCCGTTGAAAAATACCTTGCCGCTCTCGGTTATGAAGCGCGGGTTCTGGAATGGTTTGAGTATGACGGCGCGGAATACAAGTTCAAGATCAGCACTGATACGGGAGTGACCGAGGCCGTGTATCTGGAAATGATTGAAGCGGTGATGGTGGCAAAAAATACCCGGTCAGAGCTTGAAGCGGTGGTCTTCAATTCAACCCTTGAAAATCCTTCTTACACTGGCGGGGCCGTGCGTACCGGATCGGTGCAGCATGTTCCCGTTCATGTCGAAATTTCCGCTGAACCCGTCCTGTTCTACTCCGGTGCGGGAGTGCGGGAGGCGGACATTATCCATATCAATGTACCTGAATCGGAAATCACCGTTGACCCGGTAGGGCTGTATTTCGGCGGGGCCGTTCAGGTGACGGATACAATCATCATAGGAGGCACTAATGCCTAA
- a CDS encoding BRCT domain-containing protein — MDNYDDNEALVSRFNVAMREDRDADELIGLCRGILADGVVVEAEARFLLNWLNEHDTCLCHWHGRILKERLDEYLADGVWTEEEQENFCELAKKVVGMDTEADEPMPLKSGATTLPLSDPLPEMEFYDRNFVVTGKFATGVRKKVVEMVTNRGGEVKKTVSKLVDYLVIGDLSSPNWKHSSYGRKIEKAIDLRDQGSEIYIISEEHWSAGCAECEPCYVAAEKPAKVRIQLREKRFLKSKDCWKIIGTVEGEKIYALFKLDDSETAFSGECAEESFSGDLAAGIVDAPTISHLGTSILDWVKVERERLK; from the coding sequence ATGGATAATTACGATGATAACGAAGCTTTAGTGTCCCGGTTCAATGTTGCCATGCGCGAAGACCGCGATGCTGATGAGCTTATAGGCTTATGCCGGGGGATTCTGGCGGATGGTGTTGTGGTGGAAGCTGAAGCGCGTTTTTTGCTTAACTGGCTGAATGAACATGACACCTGCCTTTGCCACTGGCACGGACGCATACTTAAAGAACGACTTGATGAATATCTTGCCGATGGTGTCTGGACCGAAGAGGAGCAAGAGAACTTTTGCGAGCTGGCTAAAAAGGTCGTGGGTATGGATACCGAAGCCGATGAGCCTATGCCTCTCAAGTCCGGGGCAACAACCTTACCGCTTTCTGATCCACTACCCGAAATGGAGTTTTACGACCGAAATTTTGTGGTTACTGGTAAGTTCGCAACTGGCGTTCGTAAGAAAGTTGTTGAGATGGTTACGAACCGAGGTGGTGAAGTTAAAAAGACCGTAAGCAAGCTTGTTGATTATCTCGTAATTGGTGACCTTTCCAGCCCGAATTGGAAGCACTCTTCATATGGGCGCAAGATTGAGAAAGCTATTGATCTGCGTGATCAGGGTAGCGAAATTTATATTATCAGTGAAGAACATTGGTCCGCCGGGTGTGCTGAGTGCGAGCCTTGCTATGTTGCTGCTGAAAAGCCTGCCAAGGTGCGTATTCAATTAAGGGAAAAACGTTTTTTGAAGTCAAAGGATTGTTGGAAGATAATTGGCACTGTTGAAGGCGAAAAGATTTACGCACTGTTTAAACTTGATGATAGTGAAACCGCTTTTTCTGGTGAATGCGCCGAAGAGTCCTTTAGTGGCGATCTGGCCGCAGGTATAGTTGATGCGCCTACTATTTCGCATCTTGGGACTAGTATTTTGGATTGGGTTAAAGTTGAGCGAGAACGTTTGAAATAG
- a CDS encoding BRO family protein: MAGKNVANSPTSDNSSVVSFVFDSNEIRTIHDLNGNTWFVAKDVATTLGYANARDAINKHCKGGSETRLPSKGGMQTVKIIPEPDLYRLIIKSKLPAAERFEKWVFEEVLPAIRQHGSYELQRQEESNIYIGKIESEHPLWYSHITIFVDSECRPDPDGVISKDEIYTHYCNFCTRNNVSPVHRARFFTSLYCLATYIRETRPRVGEKRPRLLANISVDPQASEVPKRLTPRPSPPPAKTAAPDSVQAMVPEVYGHSSPKKHIATAKELMIKHLDHMSRAERQAMLMAYDALIEAEQGLNGEVGHE, translated from the coding sequence ATGGCTGGAAAGAACGTAGCCAATTCACCCACTTCTGACAACAGTTCAGTTGTCTCTTTTGTATTTGATTCCAACGAGATCAGAACCATTCATGATTTGAATGGCAATACTTGGTTTGTCGCTAAAGATGTTGCCACGACTTTAGGGTATGCCAATGCCCGTGATGCTATTAACAAGCATTGCAAAGGGGGTAGCGAAACGCGACTCCCTTCGAAAGGCGGCATGCAGACAGTCAAAATCATCCCCGAACCAGACCTCTACCGCCTAATCATAAAATCCAAACTCCCAGCAGCCGAAAGATTCGAAAAATGGGTATTTGAAGAAGTCCTCCCCGCGATCCGCCAGCACGGTAGCTATGAATTGCAGCGGCAGGAAGAATCAAACATCTACATCGGCAAAATCGAATCAGAACATCCGCTCTGGTATAGCCACATCACCATATTTGTGGATAGCGAATGCCGCCCCGATCCTGACGGCGTAATCTCCAAGGACGAAATTTATACCCATTACTGCAACTTCTGCACGCGCAATAATGTATCCCCGGTGCACCGCGCCCGGTTCTTCACCTCGCTATACTGCCTGGCAACCTACATCCGCGAAACCCGCCCAAGGGTAGGGGAGAAACGGCCCCGGTTGTTGGCTAATATCAGCGTAGACCCGCAAGCGTCCGAAGTGCCCAAACGGCTAACGCCCCGACCGTCTCCACCACCAGCGAAAACAGCCGCGCCCGATTCGGTGCAAGCAATGGTGCCGGAAGTGTATGGCCATAGCTCACCGAAAAAGCACATAGCCACGGCAAAAGAACTGATGATTAAACACTTGGATCACATGTCACGGGCAGAACGGCAGGCAATGTTAATGGCGTATGATGCCTTGATTGAGGCTGAACAGGGTTTGAATGGGGAGGTAGGCCATGAATAG
- a CDS encoding phage baseplate assembly protein V: MHSSSFEAVDLSRRLANVIRIGTVAEADYQKARVRVAFGTAVSDWLPWITFRAGGDHTWWAPEVSEQVVVLSPSGETSGGVVLGSIFSTAHPAPADRPTIQRTVYEDGAVIEYDRENHILHAYIPGFEEREIDKDLSMRVHRDVFWNIDRDAFINIEGNRTDTIGGNDTADVGGDVQRTVGGKVVLDVQGEVVINSATRVTLSSPDIVFDGPITQGNSYRGGGAEFYGPINQHNGDFVSDGVSLQHHIHPETGTVTEEPVGGAS; the protein is encoded by the coding sequence ATGCATAGTTCCAGCTTTGAAGCCGTAGACCTATCCCGCCGCCTAGCCAACGTGATCCGCATAGGAACCGTTGCCGAGGCAGATTACCAGAAAGCCCGCGTCCGCGTGGCCTTTGGTACTGCCGTGTCTGATTGGCTTCCTTGGATTACCTTTCGCGCTGGTGGTGACCACACATGGTGGGCTCCTGAAGTAAGTGAACAGGTGGTTGTGCTTTCGCCTTCCGGTGAGACTTCCGGCGGGGTTGTGCTCGGCTCCATTTTCTCTACTGCTCATCCGGCCCCGGCGGATCGGCCTACCATTCAGCGAACTGTGTACGAAGACGGCGCGGTTATCGAATATGACCGCGAGAATCATATTTTACACGCCTATATTCCCGGCTTTGAAGAGCGCGAAATCGACAAAGATTTGTCTATGCGGGTTCACCGGGATGTCTTTTGGAATATTGACCGGGACGCTTTCATCAATATTGAAGGCAACCGCACCGACACAATCGGCGGCAATGATACGGCTGACGTTGGCGGGGATGTTCAGCGCACCGTGGGCGGCAAGGTTGTGCTTGATGTTCAGGGCGAGGTTGTAATCAACAGCGCAACCCGCGTGACTCTTTCTTCTCCCGATATCGTTTTTGATGGGCCTATTACTCAGGGTAATTCTTACCGCGGCGGCGGGGCTGAATTCTACGGCCCCATTAACCAGCACAACGGCGACTTTGTTTCCGATGGCGTTTCCCTGCAACATCACATTCACCCCGAAACCGGAACCGTTACCGAAGAACCTGTCGGGGGTGCATCATGA
- a CDS encoding GPW/gp25 family protein, whose amino-acid sequence MIGVDARTGRKLGGIAHLKQSIVDILTTPIGSRVYRREYGSRLFKLVDRPQDSNFAIEVFSAVAEALDKWEPRYKLTKISIASAGAEGNVILTLEGKYLPEGKEIKLEGVTAS is encoded by the coding sequence ATGATCGGAGTAGATGCCCGTACAGGTAGAAAGCTCGGCGGTATTGCCCATCTTAAGCAGTCCATTGTGGATATTCTGACCACTCCTATCGGTTCCCGCGTTTATCGCCGGGAATACGGTTCCCGGTTGTTCAAGCTTGTGGACCGTCCGCAGGATTCCAACTTTGCTATAGAAGTCTTTTCCGCCGTGGCTGAAGCACTCGACAAATGGGAACCCCGCTACAAGCTGACTAAAATCTCAATTGCCAGCGCGGGTGCTGAAGGTAATGTCATCCTGACTCTTGAGGGCAAGTATCTGCCTGAGGGCAAGGAAATCAAGCTTGAGGGGGTGACAGCATCATGA
- a CDS encoding Mu-like prophage major head subunit gpT family protein — MLKQFPANLSAKAQEPLQLTADLKLSEAEEGKARRFRILGYTGAVIQRYFRFVIDLNGIRSEKVMPILEEHEVKKKVGLADSCKVEKEGLVLEGSFVDTDEANEIIRLSDQGWPYQASIGVWPEAIEEVQSSTTVNVNGVELTGPLYVWRKSFVRETSFCVLGADGKTGAVAMTGRPEPKPEDSVMKTWLKAFLRANGLEDITEDSARTHLKQMGLDYEALNALEDTPAWLSAGGGTPAPAPQPAHQAPVQASAGTDPKQPEQVDPQKVALAERERMKFIDQQVVMFGLSAEFKQGLIDGGLGVEKLNGLILEELSTKPENQPLKSTGYVVGGLTEGQKLHDAMVSGLLFRAGVKEDKPAPGYEDFRVMRLTELARDVLERAGVKTRGLSHSKLAEKVLRPMSLGASTSDFPSIFAAITNKVLKNAYSEAPATWRPWVNVVPASDFKDIHGISLSEAPDLELINEHGEYKTGSFSDSMESYRIARYGKNVKLTREMMINDDLRAFLRIPQLFGNASARKVADIVYDLLLSNPKMSDGVPLFDAKHKNLKSTVVGHVSTSTLNAGRKAMRLQKGPQGAKLDLRPRFLLVPVEQETEADVLIRSAALPDANMSSGVHNPWAGKLEPIAEPRLDDKSPDAHYLIADPAQVDTIEVAFLDGIESPFVDEEADFDSDGLKIKVRLEAGAGVMDPRGFHKNPGK; from the coding sequence ATGCTTAAACAATTTCCTGCCAACCTTTCCGCGAAAGCACAGGAACCGCTTCAGCTTACAGCCGATTTGAAACTCAGCGAAGCCGAAGAAGGTAAAGCCCGCCGCTTTCGCATTCTTGGATACACCGGGGCCGTTATTCAGCGGTATTTCCGCTTTGTTATCGACCTGAACGGCATCCGTTCTGAAAAAGTCATGCCCATTCTTGAAGAGCATGAAGTCAAAAAGAAAGTCGGTCTTGCAGACTCCTGCAAGGTCGAAAAGGAAGGCCTTGTCCTTGAAGGTTCCTTTGTGGATACGGACGAAGCCAACGAAATTATACGGCTTTCGGATCAGGGTTGGCCCTATCAGGCATCCATAGGTGTCTGGCCTGAAGCAATCGAAGAAGTACAGTCCAGTACAACTGTCAACGTCAACGGCGTTGAACTGACCGGACCTTTGTATGTGTGGCGCAAATCCTTTGTGCGCGAAACGTCCTTCTGCGTCCTTGGCGCGGATGGAAAAACAGGGGCCGTAGCCATGACAGGACGGCCTGAACCTAAACCGGAGGACTCAGTCATGAAAACATGGTTGAAAGCTTTCCTGCGGGCGAATGGCCTTGAAGATATTACTGAGGACTCGGCCCGCACCCACCTGAAACAGATGGGGCTTGATTACGAAGCCCTGAACGCACTTGAAGACACCCCGGCATGGCTGAGTGCTGGCGGTGGCACCCCTGCACCTGCCCCGCAACCTGCACATCAGGCTCCGGTTCAGGCTTCCGCAGGAACCGACCCCAAACAGCCGGAACAGGTAGACCCGCAAAAGGTTGCACTGGCTGAACGTGAGCGCATGAAGTTCATTGACCAGCAGGTCGTAATGTTCGGCTTGTCCGCTGAATTCAAGCAGGGCTTGATTGATGGAGGATTGGGAGTGGAAAAGCTGAACGGTCTTATCCTTGAAGAACTCAGCACCAAGCCTGAAAACCAGCCCCTTAAATCCACTGGATACGTTGTCGGCGGACTCACTGAAGGCCAAAAGCTGCACGATGCTATGGTTTCCGGCCTGCTTTTTCGTGCTGGTGTGAAAGAAGATAAACCTGCACCGGGTTATGAAGATTTCCGCGTAATGCGCCTTACCGAGCTTGCCCGTGATGTGCTTGAAAGGGCCGGGGTAAAAACGCGCGGTCTGTCGCACAGCAAGCTTGCTGAAAAAGTTTTACGGCCCATGTCTCTCGGTGCTTCCACCAGTGATTTCCCGTCAATCTTCGCCGCAATTACAAACAAGGTTCTCAAGAACGCCTACAGTGAAGCTCCAGCAACCTGGCGGCCTTGGGTAAATGTCGTTCCTGCATCGGATTTCAAGGATATCCACGGCATCAGCCTTTCAGAAGCTCCTGATCTGGAACTCATCAACGAACACGGTGAATACAAGACCGGTTCGTTCAGCGATTCCATGGAAAGCTACCGCATTGCTCGTTACGGCAAAAATGTGAAGCTTACCCGTGAAATGATGATCAACGATGATCTGCGGGCCTTCCTGCGTATCCCCCAATTGTTCGGCAATGCTTCGGCCCGCAAAGTTGCGGACATTGTTTATGACCTGCTGCTTTCCAATCCCAAGATGAGCGATGGAGTTCCGCTTTTCGATGCCAAGCATAAGAACCTTAAATCCACGGTAGTAGGCCATGTCTCTACCAGCACTCTTAATGCAGGACGTAAGGCAATGCGCCTGCAGAAAGGTCCGCAGGGCGCAAAGCTCGACCTGCGCCCACGTTTCCTTCTGGTTCCTGTTGAACAGGAAACCGAAGCGGACGTGCTTATTCGTTCTGCCGCACTGCCTGATGCAAACATGTCTTCCGGTGTCCACAACCCGTGGGCCGGGAAGCTCGAACCCATCGCCGAACCCCGTCTTGATGATAAAAGCCCTGATGCCCATTACCTGATCGCGGACCCAGCACAGGTGGACACTATTGAAGTGGCTTTTCTTGACGGCATTGAATCCCCGTTTGTTGACGAAGAAGCCGATTTCGATTCGGACGGCCTGAAAATCAAGGTCCGTCTGGAAGCTGGCGCGGGCGTGATGGATCCTCGCGGCTTTCACAAGAACCCCGGCAAATAA
- a CDS encoding phage tail sheath C-terminal domain-containing protein, protein MAENFLHGVEVIEIDDGPRTIRTVRSSVIGIIGTAPDADATAFPINKPVLIAGNRTEAAKLDTVGNAAGTLPNALDAIFDQIGAVVIVIRVEEGADIAATITNVIGGVDANTGEYEGVQALLGCKSALGYTPRVLLAPGFTHQQDEDEENPGTFLKNPVVAELEGIANRMRAIVLVDGPNTNDADAIAMENDLGARCYLVDPWVKVYRDGVYVNEPPSARVAGMIAKIDNDKGFWWSPSNQEIMGISGTGRPVDFALGDANCRANLLNEKNVATIINEDGFRLWGNCLCGSDPKWAFLNVRRTADMINESLLQAHLWAVDRNITKTYFEDVVEGVNNYLRNLKNKGAILGGTCWADPELNTTDQLAAGKVYFDFDFTAPAPAEHVTFRSRMVDDYFEEVF, encoded by the coding sequence ATGGCTGAGAATTTTCTTCATGGCGTAGAAGTCATTGAAATTGACGATGGCCCGCGCACTATTCGTACGGTGCGCTCTTCGGTTATCGGCATAATCGGCACCGCGCCGGATGCCGATGCAACCGCATTTCCCATTAACAAACCTGTCCTGATTGCGGGCAATCGTACCGAAGCTGCAAAGCTCGATACCGTGGGTAATGCAGCCGGAACCCTGCCCAACGCGCTTGATGCAATCTTTGACCAGATTGGCGCGGTTGTGATCGTGATCCGCGTTGAAGAAGGCGCGGATATTGCCGCAACCATAACCAATGTAATCGGCGGGGTGGATGCCAATACCGGGGAATACGAAGGGGTGCAGGCTTTGTTGGGCTGCAAGTCCGCGCTGGGATATACCCCGCGTGTTCTGCTGGCTCCGGGTTTCACCCACCAGCAGGATGAGGACGAAGAGAACCCTGGCACTTTCCTGAAGAATCCCGTGGTAGCGGAACTGGAAGGGATTGCAAATCGTATGCGTGCAATCGTGCTGGTAGATGGTCCCAACACCAACGATGCGGACGCAATCGCTATGGAAAACGACCTTGGCGCGCGTTGCTACCTCGTTGATCCGTGGGTGAAGGTCTACCGGGATGGTGTTTATGTAAATGAACCGCCTTCCGCCCGTGTAGCCGGGATGATTGCCAAGATTGACAATGATAAAGGCTTCTGGTGGTCGCCTTCCAATCAGGAAATTATGGGTATTTCCGGCACTGGTCGCCCGGTTGACTTTGCCCTCGGTGATGCCAATTGCCGGGCCAACCTGCTTAACGAAAAGAATGTAGCCACAATCATCAATGAAGATGGTTTCAGGCTCTGGGGTAACTGTCTTTGCGGTAGTGACCCTAAGTGGGCTTTCCTCAATGTACGCCGTACTGCGGACATGATTAACGAATCCCTGCTTCAGGCTCACCTCTGGGCCGTGGATCGCAACATCACAAAGACTTACTTTGAAGACGTGGTTGAAGGCGTAAACAATTACCTGCGGAACCTGAAAAACAAGGGCGCGATTCTCGGCGGCACTTGCTGGGCCGACCCGGAACTCAACACCACGGATCAGCTTGCGGCGGGCAAGGTCTATTTTGACTTTGATTTCACCGCACCCGCACCAGCCGAGCATGTCACTTTCCGAAGCCGCATGGTTGACGATTACTTTGAGGAGGTATTTTAA
- a CDS encoding baseplate J/gp47 family protein, translating to MSGFVSIDLSKVPLPDVVETLETETIIQEVLEDYQSAYPEYTAFVESDPIQKLLETAAAREINLRQRVNDAARGCMVATACGADLDNLGALAPVERKLLDAGDSEARPVVPPTYEGDEEFRARVQLAPEGFSTAGPDGAYKFFALTVAAVRDAAPLKVAPGYVDVYVLGREGNGEPDSATLAAVDSAVNDREIRPLTDNVTVKAAEIVSYEVNAKLYIQSGPAPSAVVDAAQQAVADYVAARHVLGGAVPLSGIYAALHVEGVARVELHSPVADLAMEKWQAAYCTAVSVEVG from the coding sequence ATGAGCGGATTTGTCTCTATCGACCTTTCCAAAGTTCCACTTCCTGATGTTGTCGAAACGCTGGAAACTGAAACAATTATTCAGGAAGTTCTTGAAGATTATCAAAGCGCCTATCCTGAATATACGGCGTTTGTTGAATCTGATCCTATTCAAAAACTTTTGGAGACAGCAGCCGCGCGCGAAATTAATTTACGCCAGCGGGTAAATGATGCTGCCCGTGGTTGCATGGTTGCCACTGCCTGTGGTGCCGATCTTGATAACCTTGGCGCGTTGGCTCCGGTAGAGCGTAAGTTGCTGGATGCTGGCGACTCGGAAGCACGTCCGGTTGTTCCTCCTACCTATGAAGGGGATGAAGAGTTTCGCGCCCGTGTCCAGTTGGCCCCGGAAGGATTCAGTACTGCCGGGCCTGATGGTGCATATAAATTTTTCGCCCTGACAGTTGCGGCGGTGCGTGATGCAGCGCCGTTGAAAGTCGCTCCGGGTTACGTGGATGTGTACGTGCTGGGCCGTGAAGGTAACGGCGAGCCTGATTCAGCGACTCTTGCCGCAGTTGATAGCGCGGTAAATGACCGTGAAATCAGGCCGTTAACCGATAATGTCACGGTCAAGGCTGCTGAAATAGTAAGCTATGAAGTAAACGCAAAACTGTACATCCAATCCGGCCCGGCTCCGTCTGCGGTTGTGGATGCTGCACAACAGGCCGTGGCGGATTACGTTGCCGCCCGGCACGTTCTTGGTGGGGCTGTTCCACTTTCCGGCATTTATGCCGCCTTGCATGTTGAAGGCGTGGCGCGGGTAGAACTCCATTCCCCGGTTGCTGATCTGGCTATGGAGAAATGGCAGGCCGCGTATTGCACTGCTGTCTCTGTGGAGGTGGGCTAA